The Streptomyces laurentii region CCGGATACGACGAGGACGCCGACCTCTGGGCGGACGTCCTGGAGGAGGCCCCCGACCCCGAGGCCGAACTCCGTTCCATGGCCTTCCGGTTGCACGCCTTCGACCCGGCCGTCTTCGGTGCGCCCGAGGACACCGCCGCGCTGGCCGCCGGCGCCCTCGTGCACGCCGCCGAGGTCCTCATCGACGAGCTGTACGACGACGTGCAGGCGCTGGCGGAGGAGGACACCGACGTCGCCTCCTGCGAGAGCCACCTCTGGCACCTGGACCGGCTGCCCGTCCGCCCCCGGGCCCGCTACGACGAACTCTTCGCGCGCCGCTTCCTGGTGACCGCCGTCGCGCTCACCACCCGCTTCACCGACGGGAGTTTCCGCCGCCTCGGCTGCCCCGCCGAGGAACTCGTCCTGCACTTCCTGCTCGAACAGGCCCGTGTCGCCCTCGACTTGTACGGACTCCTCGACGACGCCGTCGCGACGGCCCTCGACCGCTTCGGCGCCCACGTCCGGCAGGCCGGCGGCCCCGGCCCGCACCCCCGCCGCCGGGCCGGAGCCGAGAGCGGGGCGGACGGCTGGTTCGCCCCGTTCGGCGAGGAACGGTACGTCCACCCGTACGCCCTCGACGCGTACGAGACGGACGCGGAGCCGGAATCGGGACGGGGACGGGGACCGGAGCCGGGATTGGAGCCGGAATCGGGAACGGAGCCGGGACCGGAACCGGAGCTGGATTCCGACGACTTCGGGAATCCCGGGGACCTGTGAGTCTCCCCGCGCCGGGGCCGGTCTGTCACACGGCGGCCCCGGCCGGCGTCCTGTGCCCGTGACACGGATCAGCGCGCGCACGAGCGCGAACCGAGAGGAGCGGCCGGTGACGGACCACGAGGAACACGGCGTAGGGCCGGGGGAGCGGCGGCGAGAGGAACCGGGCGGCGGGACCGATCCGGCCACCGACGCCTTCGTCACCCACCGGAACCTCCTCTTCACCATCGCCTACGAGCTGCTCGGCTCGGCCGCCGACGCCGAGGACATCCTCCAGGAGACCTGGCTGAAGTGGACGGGCGTCGACGTGTCCGCCGTACGGGAGCGGCGCGCGTACCTGGTACGGATCGCCACCCGCCTCGCGCTCACCCGGCTGCGCACCCTCGCCCGGCGCAAGGAGTCGTACGTCGGCCCCTGGCTGCCCGAGCCGCTGCTCACCGCACCCGACGTCGCCGAGGACGTTGAACTGGCCGACAGCGTCTCGATGGCGATGATGCTGGTCCTGGAGACGCTGCTGCCGACCGAGCGGGCGGTGTTCGTGCTGCGCGAGGTCTTCGGCCTGGAGTACGACGAGATCGCGGCCGCCGTCGACAAGTCCCCGGCCGCCGTCCGGCAGATCGCCCACCGGGCGCGGTCCCACGTCGCCGCGCGCCGCCCGCGCGGGGAGGTGTCGGCGGCCGAGACCCGCGGGGTGATCGACGCGTTCCGTACGGCGGTCGAGACCGGCGACCTGCAAGGGCTGTGCGATCTGATCGCCCCCGACGTGGTGCTGCTGACCGACGGCGGCGGGGTCGTCAGGGCCGCGCTCGAACCCGTCGTCGGCGCCGACCGGGTGATCGCCGTCCTCGGCCGGCTCGCCACGCTCGCCACCTTGCGGCCGGCCCAGATCAACGGCCGCCCGGCGCTGATCATGCGGGCCGACGGCGAGACCGACACCGTCCTCGCGCTGCGCGTCGAGGCGGGCCTGGTCACCGGTCTCTACGCGGTACGCAACCCCGAGAAGCTGTCCCGGATCGCCCGCGAGGCCCCGCTCTCCCGCTGAACGGGGCCTTCTTGCGGGCGAGTTCGCGCCGGAGTGAGGATTACCGGCATGGACGGGAACACGCGTCCGGCTGCGGCCCCGCGGCCCGTCGTCCGGGACCACGACGACGAGCGGCTGGCGGACGTCCATGAACGCGGCAACGCCCGGGTGGTCCACCATCTGCCCGACCGGGCCCGCACGGCCCGTCACCCGCGGTCTGCGCGACTTCCACGAACGGATGACGACCCGGCCGCAGTCGAAGTTCGCCCGGCTGACGGAGGCGGAGTCCGCCGCCGGACTGCGCCGCCTCGCCGCGGACACCCGGGCCGAACCGGCGGACCGGCCGTCGCCCGTCGTCGAGCGGTACGGCGTCCTGGTGCTGACCCGGCCCTGAGCTTCGGCCTTGAGTTCCGGGCCGGTCCGGGCCTCTTCCCGGCGGCGGTAGGCTCGGCCGGGCCGTCGCCCCACCGGGGAGCGGCGGGCACGGGACGCGGGGCAGCGGAGGAGAGACAGTGTTCGTCAAGGTGTGCGGGCTCGCCACGACCGCCGACATCGACGTGGCCGCCGCGGCCGGAGCCGACGCGATCGGGCTGGTGATCAGCGGGACCAGCGTGCGCGGACTCGCCCGGG contains the following coding sequences:
- a CDS encoding hypothetical protein (identified by MetaGeneAnnotator; putative;~sequence version:1) yields the protein MTYVVTVETCIPDGAAELDALGRFGAVVLLERGFDSVAGVEGPDGVAVDVFDVTVAAHPGGAVLTVNVGAPTLETAEDAAGAVTQEVLDRVEPLAGWLVLSSEVRLHTGLAQQSLAAADGPGAPPSDPALRRARHAGRPAIGPQTPRPWRTPRTEDGEGFDVLDVLASLDGRGGTGGTGGAGGFRGVDDDRDPWDLAGLGEGDGADGTGYDEDADLWADVLEEAPDPEAELRSMAFRLHAFDPAVFGAPEDTAALAAGALVHAAEVLIDELYDDVQALAEEDTDVASCESHLWHLDRLPVRPRARYDELFARRFLVTAVALTTRFTDGSFRRLGCPAEELVLHFLLEQARVALDLYGLLDDAVATALDRFGAHVRQAGGPGPHPRRRAGAESGADGWFAPFGEERYVHPYALDAYETDAEPESGRGRGPEPGLEPESGTEPGPEPELDSDDFGNPGDL
- a CDS encoding ECF subfamily RNA polymerase sigma-24 subunit (ECF subfamily RNA polymerase sigma-24 subunit [Kribbella flavida DSM17836];~RNA polymerase sigma-70 factor, TIGR02957 family;~Sigma-70 region 2; pfam04542;~Sigma-70, region 4; pfam08281;~TIGRFAM: RNA polymerase sigma-70 factor; RNA polymerase sigma factor, sigma-70 family; PFAM: sigma-70 region 2 domain protein; Sigma-70 region 4 type 2; sigma-70 region 4 domain protein; KEGG: pla:Plav_1721 ECF subfamily RNA polymerase sigma-24 factor;~identified by MetaGeneAnnotator; putative), whose translation is MTDHEEHGVGPGERRREEPGGGTDPATDAFVTHRNLLFTIAYELLGSAADAEDILQETWLKWTGVDVSAVRERRAYLVRIATRLALTRLRTLARRKESYVGPWLPEPLLTAPDVAEDVELADSVSMAMMLVLETLLPTERAVFVLREVFGLEYDEIAAAVDKSPAAVRQIAHRARSHVAARRPRGEVSAAETRGVIDAFRTAVETGDLQGLCDLIAPDVVLLTDGGGVVRAALEPVVGADRVIAVLGRLATLATLRPAQINGRPALIMRADGETDTVLALRVEAGLVTGLYAVRNPEKLSRIAREAPLSR
- a CDS encoding hypothetical protein (identified by MetaGeneAnnotator; putative;~sequence version:1) is translated as MNAATPGWSTICPTGPARPVTRGLRDFHERMTTRPQSKFARLTEAESAAGLRRLAADTRAEPADRPSPVVERYGVLVLTRP